From Streptomonospora salina, the proteins below share one genomic window:
- a CDS encoding polyamine aminopropyltransferase, whose amino-acid sequence MTAVDDSAAPIDSGPRLPVRPRLARLLVLFAVFVCAACGLVYELALVALGSYLLGDTVVQASVVLSVMVFAMGVGSVLSKRLTDRPAFWFAIIEGTLSLVGGLSVLVLYSAFAWFSLYQPAMVLLASLIGALIGAEIPLLMTLIQRIRRQEAADAAADMFAADYVGGLLGGLAFPFALLPVFGLLKGALVVGALNAVVGVWVVLWLFRGSLSPRGRILPAVGLVVVLAVLAASFALSGRFEVSARQALYRDPVVHAQRSEYQQIVVTQKVSGADTRLFLNGDLQFSSLDEYRYHESLVHPAMNGPHGDVLVLGGGDGLGVRELAGYSDVESVTLVDLDPAVTRLARTMPELRELNDDALADRRVDVVNADAFTWLRDNARRFDVVLVDMPDPDDTGTAKLYSTEFYTLARRALAEDGRMAVQAGSPYFAPEAYWGVRAGLREAGWSTAGYHVDVPSFGDWGFFLAVPDERGKPDVALPEDHPPLRFLDGATLRAAQSFPKDRRPTGSEPSTLLRPRMLDYERGAWEGY is encoded by the coding sequence ATGACCGCCGTGGACGATTCCGCGGCCCCGATCGACAGCGGCCCCCGGCTGCCGGTGCGGCCCCGGCTGGCGCGCCTACTGGTGCTGTTCGCGGTGTTCGTGTGCGCCGCGTGCGGCCTCGTCTACGAGCTCGCCCTGGTCGCGCTCGGCAGCTACCTGCTGGGCGATACCGTCGTGCAGGCCTCGGTCGTGCTGTCGGTGATGGTGTTCGCGATGGGCGTCGGCTCGGTGCTGTCCAAGCGGCTCACCGACCGCCCGGCGTTCTGGTTCGCCATCATCGAGGGGACGCTGTCGCTCGTCGGCGGGCTGTCGGTGCTGGTGCTGTACTCCGCCTTCGCCTGGTTCTCGCTGTACCAGCCGGCGATGGTACTGCTGGCCTCGCTCATCGGCGCGCTCATCGGCGCGGAGATCCCGCTGCTGATGACGCTGATCCAGCGCATCCGCCGCCAGGAGGCCGCCGACGCGGCGGCGGACATGTTCGCCGCCGACTACGTGGGCGGCCTCCTGGGCGGCCTGGCGTTCCCGTTCGCGCTGCTGCCCGTGTTCGGGCTGCTCAAGGGCGCGCTGGTGGTGGGAGCGCTGAACGCCGTGGTGGGCGTGTGGGTAGTGCTGTGGCTGTTCCGCGGGTCGCTGTCGCCGCGCGGCCGGATTCTGCCCGCCGTCGGCCTGGTCGTGGTCCTGGCGGTGCTGGCGGCGTCGTTCGCGCTGTCCGGCCGGTTCGAGGTGAGCGCCCGTCAGGCGCTCTACCGCGACCCGGTCGTGCACGCGCAGCGGTCGGAGTACCAGCAGATCGTGGTCACGCAGAAGGTCTCGGGCGCCGACACCCGGCTGTTCCTCAACGGGGACCTGCAGTTCAGCTCGCTGGACGAGTACCGCTACCACGAGTCGCTGGTCCACCCGGCGATGAACGGCCCGCACGGCGACGTGCTCGTTCTGGGCGGCGGCGACGGGCTGGGGGTGCGCGAACTCGCCGGCTACAGCGACGTCGAGTCCGTCACCCTCGTCGACCTCGACCCCGCGGTGACCCGGCTGGCGCGCACGATGCCCGAGCTCCGCGAGCTCAACGACGACGCTCTGGCCGACCGGCGCGTCGACGTCGTCAACGCCGACGCCTTCACCTGGCTGCGGGACAACGCCCGCCGCTTCGACGTCGTCCTGGTCGACATGCCCGACCCCGACGACACCGGGACGGCCAAGCTGTACTCCACCGAGTTCTACACGCTGGCCCGGCGCGCCCTGGCCGAGGACGGCCGCATGGCCGTGCAGGCCGGGTCGCCGTACTTCGCGCCGGAGGCCTATTGGGGCGTGCGCGCCGGGCTGCGCGAGGCGGGCTGGAGCACCGCCGGCTACCACGTGGACGTGCCGAGCTTCGGCGACTGGGGGTTCTTCCTGGCCGTCCCCGACGAGCGCGGGAAACCCGACGTGGCGCTTCCCGAGGACCATCCGCCGCTGCGGTTCCTCGACGGCGCCACGCTGCGCGCCGCCCAGTCCTTCCCGAAGGACCGCCGACCCACCGGATCGGAACCTTCCACGCTGCTGCGGCCCCGCATGCTGGACTACGAGCGCGGCGCCTGGGAGGGCTACTAG
- a CDS encoding succinate dehydrogenase cytochrome b subunit translates to MANSTLTRQRSEALGSTVALKSAMAVTGVILVLFLIAHMYGNLNAFAGQEAFDTYSHHLRELGEPMLPHGGFLWIMRVVLLASVLIHIYAAVALWRRAARARPVRYQVTKRVQRSYSSYTMRYGGILIALFTVFHVLHLTTNTIHPGGRSESPYERMVTGFQPEFWYVTLFYVAAVIAVGFHLRHGIWSALTTLGANRQSRQRSLNIIATVIAAALTIGFLLTPLSVTFGLVT, encoded by the coding sequence GTGGCGAACAGTACCCTGACCAGACAGCGATCGGAGGCACTCGGCTCCACGGTGGCCCTCAAGTCCGCGATGGCGGTCACCGGTGTGATCCTCGTGCTCTTCCTGATCGCGCACATGTACGGCAACTTGAACGCGTTCGCGGGCCAGGAGGCCTTCGACACCTACTCCCACCACCTGCGTGAGCTGGGCGAACCCATGCTGCCCCACGGCGGCTTCCTGTGGATCATGCGCGTCGTGCTGCTGGCGAGCGTCCTCATCCACATCTACGCGGCGGTCGCGCTGTGGCGGCGGGCCGCCCGTGCCCGCCCGGTTCGCTACCAGGTGACCAAGCGTGTGCAGCGGAGCTACTCCTCCTACACCATGCGGTACGGCGGGATCCTGATCGCGCTGTTCACGGTGTTCCACGTGCTGCATCTGACGACCAACACCATCCACCCCGGCGGGCGCTCCGAGAGCCCCTACGAGCGGATGGTCACCGGCTTCCAGCCGGAGTTCTGGTACGTCACCCTCTTCTACGTCGCCGCCGTCATCGCCGTGGGCTTCCACCTGCGGCACGGCATCTGGAGCGCGCTGACGACGCTGGGGGCCAATCGGCAGAGCCGGCAGCGCTCGCTGAACATCATCGCGACGGTGATCGCGGCGGCCCTGACGATCGGCTTCCTGCTCACGCCGCTCTCTGTGACTTTCGGGCTGGTGACTTAA
- a CDS encoding DUF4178 domain-containing protein: MSPSMLFVVMLAAVIVAAAAVVVLRARRRAARTQAPSSRPADPFADIGETEGDPLRLKAGDMLDFGAERTWIRGSLRLSEGGAVWAEHFLEVEGERRWLSVEQDPDLQMALWTGRPDLELTPHGREVELEGVRYRLSERGSASYRSEGTTGLRAEGGMDYADYEAADGSLLSFERFDHGRWEPCTGTPVGRAAFTVYPSGS; the protein is encoded by the coding sequence ATGAGCCCGTCGATGCTGTTCGTCGTGATGCTGGCCGCCGTGATCGTCGCCGCGGCCGCGGTCGTAGTGCTCCGCGCGAGGCGCCGCGCCGCGCGGACGCAGGCCCCGTCGTCCCGTCCGGCCGACCCCTTCGCCGACATCGGCGAGACCGAAGGCGACCCGCTGCGCCTCAAAGCCGGGGACATGCTCGATTTCGGCGCCGAGCGCACCTGGATCCGGGGCTCGCTGCGGCTGTCCGAGGGCGGTGCCGTATGGGCCGAGCACTTCCTGGAGGTCGAGGGCGAACGGCGGTGGCTGTCCGTCGAGCAGGACCCGGACCTGCAGATGGCGCTGTGGACCGGCCGGCCCGACCTGGAACTCACCCCCCACGGCCGCGAAGTCGAACTCGAAGGCGTGCGCTACCGGCTCAGCGAGCGCGGCAGCGCCTCCTACCGCTCCGAAGGCACCACCGGGCTGCGCGCCGAGGGCGGCATGGACTACGCCGACTACGAGGCCGCCGACGGCAGCCTGCTGTCGTTCGAGCGGTTCGACCACGGCCGGTGGGAGCCCTGCACCGGAACGCCGGTGGGCCGCGCGGCCTTCACCGTCTACCCCTCCGGGAGCTGA
- a CDS encoding fumarate reductase/succinate dehydrogenase flavoprotein subunit, producing the protein MSETTRHSYDVVVIGAGGAGLRAAIEAREQGKKTAVISKSLFGKAHTVMAEGGAAASLGNVNSSDSWQTHFRDTVRGGKFMNSPRMAELHAQEAPHRIKELEYWGALFDRTAQGRISQRNFGGHEYPRLAHVGDRTGLEMIRTLQQRVVQLQQADAAEYGHPEAMLRVFAETTVTELLLEGEPGQEGSCVSGAYGYVRETGDLLVFEAPAVVLATGGIGRSFKVTSNSWEYTGDGHALALRAGARLLNMEFVQFHPTGMVWPPSVNGILVTESVRGDGGVLRNSEGRRFMFDYVPDVFREHYAQTEDEADGWYADPAGHRRPPELLPRDEVARAINNEVKEGRGSPHGGVFLDVSTRLPAEEIMRRLPSMHHQFKELADVDITAGPMEVGPTCHYVMGGVDVDPDTGASAVPGLFASGEVAGGMHGSNRLGGNSLSDLLVFGRRCGLGAAAYLDGLGDERPATDPAVIDRLGREAAAPFERKAGENPYGLQQEIQQIMNDLVGIIRRGTEIEQALEALDKLRERVAEVRAEGGTIYNPGWHLSLDLRNMLLVSEAVAKAALEREESRGGHTRDDFPAMSAEWRRVNLVVSLREGRIRLDRRPLDPLRPDLMELFDRDELGKYLTEEELPPANRSDGPDTAKEDDN; encoded by the coding sequence ATGTCCGAGACAACACGGCACAGCTACGACGTCGTCGTGATCGGGGCCGGCGGCGCCGGCCTGCGCGCCGCGATCGAGGCGCGCGAACAGGGCAAGAAGACCGCCGTCATCTCGAAATCGCTGTTCGGCAAGGCCCACACCGTCATGGCCGAAGGCGGCGCCGCCGCGTCGCTGGGCAACGTCAACAGCAGCGACAGCTGGCAGACGCACTTCCGCGACACCGTCCGCGGCGGCAAGTTCATGAACAGCCCCCGCATGGCCGAGCTGCACGCCCAGGAAGCGCCGCACCGCATCAAGGAGCTGGAGTACTGGGGCGCGCTGTTCGACCGCACGGCCCAGGGCCGCATCAGCCAGCGCAACTTCGGCGGGCACGAGTACCCGCGCTTGGCCCACGTCGGCGACCGCACCGGCCTGGAGATGATCCGCACCCTGCAGCAGCGCGTGGTGCAGCTGCAGCAGGCCGACGCCGCCGAATACGGCCACCCCGAGGCCATGCTGCGGGTCTTCGCCGAGACCACCGTCACCGAACTGCTGCTGGAAGGCGAACCCGGCCAGGAGGGCAGCTGCGTCTCCGGCGCCTACGGCTACGTCCGCGAAACCGGGGACCTGCTGGTGTTCGAGGCCCCCGCTGTCGTCCTCGCCACCGGCGGCATCGGCCGCTCCTTCAAGGTCACCTCCAACTCCTGGGAGTACACCGGCGACGGCCACGCCCTGGCGCTGCGGGCCGGGGCGAGGCTGCTGAACATGGAGTTCGTGCAGTTCCACCCGACCGGCATGGTCTGGCCGCCGTCGGTGAACGGCATCCTGGTCACCGAGTCGGTGCGCGGCGACGGCGGTGTGCTGCGCAACTCCGAGGGCCGGAGGTTCATGTTCGACTACGTGCCCGACGTGTTCCGCGAACACTACGCCCAGACCGAGGACGAGGCCGACGGCTGGTACGCCGACCCCGCCGGGCACCGGCGCCCGCCCGAGCTGCTGCCCCGCGACGAAGTGGCGCGGGCCATCAACAACGAGGTCAAGGAAGGGCGCGGCTCTCCGCACGGCGGGGTCTTCCTGGACGTGTCCACCCGGCTTCCCGCCGAGGAGATCATGCGGCGGCTGCCGTCGATGCACCACCAGTTCAAGGAACTGGCCGACGTCGACATCACGGCCGGGCCGATGGAGGTCGGGCCCACCTGCCACTACGTGATGGGCGGCGTCGACGTCGACCCCGACACCGGCGCCTCGGCCGTGCCCGGACTGTTCGCCTCGGGCGAGGTGGCCGGCGGCATGCACGGCTCCAACCGGTTGGGCGGCAACTCGCTGTCGGACCTGCTGGTGTTCGGCCGACGCTGCGGCCTCGGCGCCGCCGCCTACCTGGACGGGCTCGGCGACGAGCGGCCCGCCACCGACCCCGCCGTGATCGACCGGCTGGGGCGCGAAGCCGCCGCCCCGTTCGAGCGCAAGGCGGGCGAGAACCCCTACGGGCTCCAGCAGGAGATCCAGCAGATCATGAACGACCTCGTCGGGATCATCCGGCGCGGCACCGAGATCGAGCAGGCGCTGGAGGCACTGGACAAGCTGCGCGAACGTGTCGCCGAGGTGCGCGCGGAGGGCGGCACGATCTACAACCCCGGCTGGCACCTGAGCTTGGATCTGCGCAACATGCTGCTGGTCTCCGAGGCCGTCGCCAAGGCCGCCCTGGAACGCGAGGAGTCGCGCGGCGGCCACACCCGCGACGACTTCCCCGCGATGTCGGCCGAGTGGCGGCGGGTGAACCTGGTCGTTTCGCTGCGGGAGGGGCGCATCCGTCTGGACCGCCGGCCGCTCGACCCGCTGCGCCCGGACCTGATGGAGCTGTTCGACCGCGACGAGCTCGGCAAATACCTCACCGAGGAGGAGCTGCCGCCGGCGAACCGGTCCGACGGCCCCGACACCGCGAAGGAGGACGACAACTGA
- a CDS encoding LysR family transcriptional regulator, which translates to MQFQQLEYFLAVAETRHFTRAAEVAHVAQPSLSRQIRNLEEELGASLFSRARGNITLTPAGEALLPLAQRIVADMETARHEVQELAGMRRGRLRLGATPSLCAGLLAEALAGFHDRFPGVHLQVEESGSRDLIRALGRGELDLALIILPLQSSDPAFATTPILRENLVVVHAADAPPPTQGASMRMTELRDRPLVMFRHGYDVREATLHACRTAGFEPRLAVEGGEMDAVLRFVEAGLGIAVVPSMVLKNRPGLRGTPLAQPRLLRTIALAHRKDVDPTHTARAFRRHLMAYLTHLTRDELGEDLEVIASLHDD; encoded by the coding sequence ATGCAGTTTCAGCAGCTGGAGTACTTCCTCGCGGTGGCCGAGACGCGCCATTTCACCCGCGCAGCCGAGGTTGCACACGTCGCACAGCCGAGTCTGAGCCGACAGATCCGCAACCTGGAAGAGGAGCTCGGCGCGTCGCTGTTCAGCCGGGCCAGGGGAAATATCACACTCACACCCGCCGGCGAGGCGCTGCTGCCGCTGGCCCAGCGGATCGTCGCCGACATGGAGACGGCGCGCCACGAGGTGCAGGAACTGGCCGGCATGCGCCGAGGGCGGCTGCGGCTGGGCGCCACGCCCTCGCTGTGCGCGGGGCTGCTCGCCGAGGCGCTGGCGGGCTTCCACGACCGCTTCCCCGGGGTCCACCTCCAGGTCGAGGAGAGCGGATCGCGCGACCTCATCCGCGCGCTGGGCCGTGGCGAACTGGATCTGGCGCTGATCATCCTGCCCCTGCAGAGCAGCGACCCCGCGTTCGCGACCACGCCGATCCTGCGGGAGAACCTGGTGGTGGTGCACGCGGCCGACGCGCCGCCGCCCACCCAGGGCGCGTCGATGCGCATGACCGAGCTGCGCGACCGGCCGCTGGTGATGTTCCGGCACGGCTACGACGTCCGCGAAGCGACCCTGCACGCCTGCCGTACCGCAGGCTTCGAGCCCCGGCTGGCCGTGGAGGGCGGCGAGATGGACGCGGTGCTGCGCTTCGTCGAAGCCGGCCTGGGCATCGCGGTGGTGCCCAGCATGGTGCTGAAGAACCGGCCCGGCCTGCGCGGCACCCCGCTGGCACAGCCGCGGCTCCTGCGCACGATCGCGCTGGCCCACCGCAAGGACGTCGACCCCACGCACACGGCGCGGGCGTTCCGCCGCCACCTCATGGCCTACCTGACCCACCTCACGCGCGACGAGCTGGGTGAGGACCTGGAGGTCATCGCGTCGCTGCACGACGACTGA
- a CDS encoding DUF350 domain-containing protein: MSVLLYESGASLAYGVLGIVLMVLGYLIVDVLTPGKLHELVWVQRNRNAALLVASNLLGVAVVVATAIYISTGALAIGLASAAAYGIVGLVLMALSFVLIDMLTPGKLGEVLTSSESHPAVWVNASAHLAIALMVAAAIS, from the coding sequence ATGTCCGTCCTCCTCTACGAATCGGGCGCCAGCCTGGCCTACGGTGTCCTCGGCATCGTGCTCATGGTGCTCGGCTACCTGATCGTCGATGTCCTGACCCCCGGCAAGCTGCACGAACTCGTGTGGGTGCAGCGCAACCGCAACGCCGCACTGCTGGTGGCCTCCAACCTGCTGGGTGTGGCCGTCGTCGTGGCCACGGCCATCTACATCAGCACCGGCGCCCTGGCGATCGGCCTGGCGAGCGCCGCCGCCTACGGCATCGTCGGCCTCGTCCTGATGGCGCTGTCGTTCGTGCTGATCGACATGTTGACGCCGGGCAAGCTCGGCGAGGTGCTCACCAGCAGCGAGTCCCACCCCGCGGTGTGGGTCAACGCCTCCGCCCATCTGGCCATCGCACTCATGGTCGCCGCGGCCATCTCCTGA
- a CDS encoding fumarate reductase/succinate dehydrogenase flavoprotein subunit, translating into MKDLYIEGDEIRDEKAPAGPVAERWDKRRFSAKLVNPANRRKLSVIVVGTGLAGASAAATMGEAGYQVKSFCYQDSPRRAHSIAAQGGINAAKNYRNDGDSIHRLFYDTVKGGDFRSRESNVYRLSQVSVEIIDQCVAQGVPFAREYGGLLDNRSFGGVQVSRTFYARGQTGQQLLIGAYQALERQVQAGTVEMNTRHEMLELIVVDGRARGIVARDMVTGEIETHFADAVVLSSGGYGNVFYLSTNAMGCNVTATWRAHRKGAHFANPCYTQIHPTCIPVSGDYQSKLTLMSESLRNDGRIWVPNDAGDSRDPREIPEGERDYYLERIYPAFGNLVPRDIASRAAKNVCDEGRGVGPGGLGVYLDFADAIKRLGRPAVEAKYGNLFDMYQRITGENPYEVPMRIYPAVHYTMGGLWVDYDLQSSIPGLFVTGEANFSDHGANRLGASALMQGLADGYFVLPNTINDYLSAGPFDEVDENTPEAKEAAEAVRARIDKLLSINGDRTVDSFHKELGHIMWDYCGMERNEEGLRKAVERIRELREEFWQNVRVLGANEELNQSLEKAGRVADFFELAELMCIDALHRRESCGGHFRSESQTEDGEALRHDDEFAYVAAWEFGGTGEPPVLRKEPLEYEYVEMKQRSYK; encoded by the coding sequence ATGAAGGACCTCTACATCGAAGGCGACGAGATCCGCGACGAGAAGGCGCCCGCGGGGCCCGTCGCCGAGCGGTGGGACAAGCGCCGCTTCTCCGCGAAGCTCGTCAACCCCGCCAACCGCCGCAAGCTGTCGGTCATCGTCGTCGGTACCGGCCTGGCCGGAGCCTCGGCCGCGGCCACCATGGGCGAAGCCGGCTACCAGGTGAAGTCCTTCTGCTACCAGGACAGCCCGCGGCGCGCCCACAGCATCGCGGCCCAGGGCGGCATCAACGCCGCCAAGAACTACCGCAACGACGGCGACAGCATCCACCGGCTGTTCTACGACACGGTCAAGGGCGGCGACTTCCGCTCGCGCGAGTCCAACGTCTACCGGCTCTCCCAGGTCAGCGTCGAGATCATCGACCAGTGCGTGGCCCAGGGCGTGCCGTTCGCGCGCGAGTACGGCGGGCTGCTCGACAACCGCTCCTTCGGCGGCGTCCAGGTCTCGCGCACCTTCTACGCCCGCGGCCAGACCGGCCAGCAGCTGCTCATCGGCGCCTACCAGGCTCTGGAGCGCCAGGTGCAGGCCGGCACCGTGGAGATGAACACCCGGCACGAGATGCTGGAGCTGATCGTCGTCGACGGCCGCGCGCGGGGCATCGTCGCCCGCGACATGGTCACCGGCGAGATCGAGACCCACTTCGCCGACGCCGTGGTGCTCTCCTCCGGCGGGTACGGCAACGTCTTCTACCTGTCGACCAACGCCATGGGGTGCAACGTCACCGCGACCTGGCGGGCCCACCGCAAGGGCGCGCACTTCGCCAACCCCTGCTACACCCAGATCCACCCCACCTGCATCCCCGTCAGCGGCGACTACCAGTCCAAGCTGACGCTGATGAGCGAGTCGCTGCGCAACGACGGCCGCATCTGGGTGCCCAACGATGCCGGCGACAGCCGCGACCCGCGCGAGATCCCCGAGGGAGAGCGCGACTACTACCTGGAGCGCATCTACCCCGCTTTCGGCAACCTGGTGCCGCGCGACATCGCCTCGCGCGCCGCCAAGAACGTCTGCGACGAAGGGCGTGGCGTCGGCCCCGGCGGGCTCGGCGTCTACCTGGACTTCGCCGACGCGATCAAGCGCCTGGGCCGCCCCGCCGTCGAGGCCAAGTACGGCAACCTCTTCGACATGTACCAGCGCATCACCGGCGAGAACCCCTACGAGGTTCCGATGCGCATCTACCCCGCCGTGCACTACACGATGGGCGGGCTGTGGGTCGACTACGACCTGCAGAGCTCCATTCCGGGGCTGTTCGTGACCGGCGAAGCCAACTTCTCCGACCACGGCGCCAACCGCCTGGGCGCCAGCGCCCTCATGCAGGGCCTGGCCGACGGCTACTTCGTGCTGCCCAACACCATCAACGACTACCTCTCCGCCGGCCCCTTCGACGAGGTCGACGAGAACACGCCCGAGGCCAAGGAGGCGGCCGAAGCGGTGCGCGCGCGCATCGACAAGCTGCTGTCCATCAACGGCGACCGCACCGTGGACTCCTTCCACAAGGAGCTCGGCCACATCATGTGGGACTACTGCGGCATGGAGCGCAACGAAGAGGGCCTGCGCAAGGCCGTCGAGCGCATCCGCGAGCTGCGCGAGGAGTTCTGGCAGAACGTCCGCGTGCTGGGCGCGAACGAGGAGCTGAACCAGTCGCTGGAGAAGGCCGGACGCGTGGCCGACTTCTTCGAGCTGGCCGAACTGATGTGCATCGACGCACTCCACCGCAGGGAGTCCTGCGGCGGCCACTTCCGCTCCGAGAGCCAGACCGAGGACGGCGAGGCGCTCCGCCACGACGACGAGTTCGCCTACGTCGCCGCATGGGAGTTCGGCGGGACGGGCGAGCCGCCCGTCCTGCGCAAGGAGCCCCTGGAGTACGAATACGTCGAGATGAAGCAGCGGAGCTACAAGTGA
- a CDS encoding succinate dehydrogenase/fumarate reductase iron-sulfur subunit, producing MTKRTFHVWRGGGDDGGLTRYEVEANEGEVVLDVLHRLQATQCPDLAVRWNCKAGKCGSCSMEINGRPQLSCMARMSSFEPDQSITVTPMRTFPVIRDLVCDVSFNYQKAREIPSFTPPEGSEPGDFRMSQADVQRSQEFRKCIECFLCQDVCHVIRDHEENKEAFSGPRYLMRAAELELHPEDTADRRSIAQEEFGLGYCNITKCCTDVCPENIAITDNALIPLKERVADRQYDPVVWLGSKIGLRTGADTPLPPNTRTPASAPER from the coding sequence ATGACCAAGCGGACGTTCCACGTGTGGCGCGGCGGCGGCGACGACGGCGGCCTGACCCGATACGAGGTCGAAGCCAACGAAGGCGAGGTCGTTCTCGACGTCCTGCACCGCCTCCAGGCCACCCAGTGTCCCGACCTGGCCGTGCGCTGGAACTGCAAGGCCGGCAAGTGCGGCTCGTGCTCGATGGAGATCAACGGCCGCCCGCAGCTGTCCTGCATGGCCCGGATGAGCAGCTTCGAACCGGACCAGAGCATCACGGTCACCCCCATGCGCACCTTCCCGGTGATCCGCGACCTGGTGTGCGACGTGTCCTTCAATTACCAGAAGGCGCGCGAGATCCCCTCGTTCACCCCGCCCGAGGGCTCCGAACCCGGCGACTTCCGGATGTCCCAGGCCGATGTGCAGCGCTCCCAGGAGTTCCGCAAGTGCATCGAGTGCTTCCTGTGCCAGGACGTGTGCCACGTCATCCGCGACCACGAGGAGAACAAGGAGGCGTTCTCCGGTCCCCGGTACCTGATGCGCGCCGCGGAGCTGGAGCTGCACCCCGAGGACACCGCCGACCGCCGCAGCATCGCCCAGGAGGAGTTCGGTCTGGGCTACTGCAACATCACCAAGTGCTGCACCGACGTCTGCCCGGAGAACATCGCCATCACCGACAACGCGCTCATCCCGCTCAAGGAGCGCGTGGCCGACCGCCAGTACGACCCGGTGGTGTGGCTGGGGTCCAAGATCGGCCTGCGCACCGGCGCCGACACGCCTCTCCCGCCCAACACCCGCACCCCCGCGTCGGCTCCGGAGCGGTAA
- a CDS encoding succinate dehydrogenase/fumarate reductase iron-sulfur subunit, which translates to MNITLRVWRQKGPDDKGRMVTYKVEDVSPDMSFLEMLDVLNENLILEGEEPVAFDHDCREGICGACGVVIDGEAHGPETTTTCQLHMRSFSDGDTITVEPWRAKAFPVIKDLVVDRGSFDRIIQAGGYISAPTGTAPDAHASPVPKADADRAFDAATCIGCGACVAACPNASGMLFTAAKVTHLGMVPQGQPEREARVIQMVNQHDEEDFGGCTNIGECAAVCPKGIPLDTISQLNRDLLGSLSSGSAE; encoded by the coding sequence GTGAACATCACCCTGCGCGTGTGGCGCCAGAAGGGCCCCGACGACAAGGGTCGGATGGTCACCTACAAGGTGGAGGACGTGTCGCCGGACATGTCCTTCCTGGAGATGCTCGACGTCCTCAACGAGAACCTCATCCTCGAGGGCGAGGAGCCGGTGGCCTTCGACCACGACTGCCGCGAGGGCATCTGCGGCGCCTGCGGCGTGGTCATCGACGGCGAGGCCCACGGTCCCGAGACCACCACCACCTGCCAGCTGCATATGCGCAGCTTCTCCGACGGCGACACCATCACCGTGGAGCCGTGGCGGGCCAAGGCGTTCCCGGTGATCAAGGACCTGGTCGTGGACCGCGGTTCCTTCGACCGGATCATCCAGGCCGGCGGCTACATCAGCGCGCCGACCGGCACCGCGCCCGACGCCCACGCCAGCCCGGTGCCCAAGGCCGACGCCGACCGCGCCTTCGACGCCGCCACCTGCATCGGCTGCGGCGCGTGCGTGGCCGCCTGCCCCAACGCCTCGGGCATGCTGTTCACCGCGGCGAAGGTCACCCACCTGGGCATGGTCCCGCAGGGCCAGCCCGAGCGGGAGGCCCGCGTCATCCAGATGGTGAACCAGCACGACGAGGAGGACTTCGGCGGCTGCACCAACATCGGCGAGTGCGCCGCGGTCTGCCCCAAGGGCATCCCGCTGGACACGATCTCCCAGCTCAACCGCGACCTTCTGGGCTCGCTGTCCAGCGGTTCGGCCGAGTAG
- a CDS encoding DUF2617 family protein produces MPTALSAPFVDTKAADLTWTLDAPAAPALLTRTRRLAGYRVELRVLGASHQVALSDGAAVLTETVACLPGVDADLPVRARPAVAGLDSYEFTSSVAVLDRAAFAEQVEGVRARVERDPCGVAAAFPGDPHAVTALLPQAAGTGVRWRTWHAYPQTAELVTTTTICERPVGRHQPGKDA; encoded by the coding sequence GTGCCGACCGCGCTGTCCGCGCCCTTCGTCGACACCAAGGCCGCGGACCTGACCTGGACCCTGGACGCGCCCGCGGCGCCCGCGCTGCTCACCCGCACCCGCCGGCTGGCGGGCTACCGGGTGGAGCTGCGCGTGCTCGGCGCCTCCCACCAAGTGGCGCTGTCCGACGGCGCAGCGGTGCTGACCGAGACCGTGGCCTGCCTGCCGGGCGTCGACGCCGATCTCCCGGTCCGGGCCCGGCCCGCGGTGGCGGGGCTGGACTCCTACGAATTCACCAGCAGTGTGGCCGTACTGGATCGCGCGGCTTTCGCCGAACAGGTGGAGGGCGTGCGCGCGCGGGTCGAACGCGACCCGTGCGGCGTGGCCGCGGCCTTCCCCGGCGATCCACACGCCGTCACGGCGCTGCTGCCGCAGGCCGCCGGAACCGGTGTGCGGTGGCGGACCTGGCACGCCTACCCGCAGACGGCCGAGCTGGTGACCACCACGACCATCTGTGAACGGCCCGTCGGGCGTCACCAACCCGGAAAGGACGCGTGA